In one window of Leptospira sp. GIMC2001 DNA:
- a CDS encoding AI-2E family transporter — MISESRKTESALKFVFYGLIVLIIAVMIAGIKILGIPILLSILVYYAFHGLINDLESYGINRALAISIIFIVIGGIIYSLFYFYLPVAVERLSPFLSYWTKEFENQENGRFAEQIDWLLRVDSEFIQKTIPPGELAKNILTYANSTIDDIIDSVPNIITYLLITPIFSFFLLLDANSIYKACVAIVPNRFFEMTLMITHRINEQVTNYLKGLIIQSTIMAVIASVCFYFLGLKFFVVFGIFLGVANVIPYLGPVIGLIPPAIYALVTGGSLESVWPVASVVLLCQLIDNVLVQPTVIAKSASLHPLLVLIGITVGGNLLGLWGMLLAIPILSVLKVTLGILYKSLKEHGVI; from the coding sequence ATGATTTCTGAGTCAAGAAAGACAGAGTCAGCCTTAAAATTTGTTTTTTACGGACTGATAGTTCTCATTATTGCCGTGATGATTGCCGGGATCAAAATCCTTGGCATCCCAATTCTACTTTCTATCCTTGTATACTACGCATTTCACGGATTGATCAATGATCTGGAGTCATATGGAATCAATAGAGCTCTTGCTATATCAATTATTTTTATAGTCATAGGTGGAATCATTTATTCATTATTCTATTTTTATCTTCCTGTTGCCGTTGAGAGATTGTCTCCTTTTCTTTCTTATTGGACAAAAGAATTCGAAAATCAAGAAAATGGAAGGTTTGCCGAACAAATTGACTGGCTTCTGAGAGTTGATTCTGAATTTATACAGAAGACAATTCCTCCTGGTGAATTAGCAAAAAACATATTAACTTACGCGAACTCAACAATTGATGATATAATTGATTCTGTTCCAAATATTATCACCTATCTGCTGATAACTCCTATTTTTTCATTCTTTCTATTATTAGATGCCAATTCAATCTACAAAGCTTGTGTTGCGATTGTTCCCAATCGGTTTTTCGAAATGACTCTAATGATCACACATAGAATCAATGAGCAAGTAACCAATTACTTAAAAGGTTTAATCATTCAATCCACTATTATGGCTGTAATTGCTAGTGTTTGTTTCTATTTTCTGGGTTTGAAATTTTTTGTAGTTTTTGGAATTTTCTTAGGCGTCGCCAATGTCATTCCATATCTTGGCCCAGTGATCGGACTTATTCCTCCAGCGATTTACGCGCTTGTAACCGGAGGAAGCTTGGAGTCGGTTTGGCCGGTCGCATCAGTCGTTTTGCTGTGCCAATTGATCGATAATGTTCTAGTCCAACCAACAGTAATTGCGAAATCAGCATCACTTCATCCGTTACTCGTCTTGATTGGCATCACAGTTGGGGGCAATTTACTAGGTCTATGGGGAATGCTTCTTGCGATTCCGATACTTTCTGTACTCAAAGTAACATTGGGAATATTATACAAAAGCCTCAAAGAACATGGCGTTATTTAG
- a CDS encoding DMT family transporter has protein sequence MDAKRDKFYITAEFYLVFMTIIWGGTFIFIKLSLDSLSPSLFLILRFTIALGCALIFWKSDLSKVNRSTFGIGLLVGLVMFGGYYFQTAGLEYTTATQSGFITGAYVVIIPMLESIWTRRIPKFSILLAVVIVFIGIFLISIGDKGIDTQDFHFALQWGDILTLIGAFFFALYILLIDIVSKKYHEVSLILGQLTAASILAGILLGIDWFYDPSKVKMEFSNSAWFGIFYTGVIATIVPVWVQTRFQKAVTPTRAGLIFSLEPVFASLFAFFVVGELLGVIGLIGCSIVFVGVILTSIPHKKIRNHEN, from the coding sequence ATGGATGCAAAAAGGGACAAATTCTATATCACCGCTGAATTTTATTTGGTATTCATGACGATTATTTGGGGTGGCACTTTTATTTTCATTAAACTTTCCCTTGATTCTCTCTCTCCCAGTCTTTTTCTTATACTTCGATTCACCATAGCCCTTGGATGTGCGCTTATTTTCTGGAAGTCAGATTTGTCAAAAGTGAATAGATCTACATTTGGAATCGGATTGCTCGTTGGATTAGTGATGTTTGGAGGATACTATTTTCAAACTGCTGGTTTAGAATATACAACCGCAACTCAATCAGGCTTTATTACAGGTGCTTATGTGGTCATCATACCGATGTTAGAGTCTATATGGACTCGCCGCATTCCTAAGTTCAGTATTTTGTTAGCCGTTGTCATTGTTTTTATCGGGATATTCTTAATTTCGATTGGTGATAAAGGAATAGATACTCAAGATTTCCATTTTGCTTTACAATGGGGTGACATACTCACTCTCATTGGTGCTTTCTTTTTTGCTCTCTATATTTTATTGATCGATATAGTAAGCAAGAAATATCATGAGGTATCTTTGATATTAGGACAATTGACTGCAGCTTCAATTCTTGCAGGCATTTTATTGGGAATAGATTGGTTTTATGATCCGAGTAAAGTTAAGATGGAATTTTCCAATTCAGCTTGGTTTGGAATTTTCTATACGGGGGTCATTGCAACGATTGTTCCCGTATGGGTTCAGACTCGATTCCAAAAAGCGGTTACACCAACTAGAGCTGGCTTGATCTTTAGTCTTGAGCCAGTTTTTGCAAGTCTGTTTGCATTTTTTGTGGTCGGAGAATTGCTAGGAGTTATTGGTCTTATAGGCTGTAGTATTGTGTTTGTTGGAGTAATTTTAACTTCAATCCCTCATAAGAAAATTCGGAATCATGAAAATTAG
- the ung gene encoding uracil-DNA glycosylase — protein sequence MENSWKNILGDEFTKPYFLELTEFVKTEYKNFRIFPKASQIFRALDSLPVQKVRVVILGQDPYHGTDQANGLCFSVNPNVQVPPSLLNIYKEIKNELLTAGEQNVTIPKSGDLSHWVEQGILLLNATLTVRENQAGSHQNKGWEKFTDRVIELLSQERSGLVFLLWGAYAQKKGMVIDTSKHLVLKSPHPSPLSASRGFMGNGHFLATNEYLVSKGEKPIKWFE from the coding sequence TTGGAGAACTCCTGGAAGAATATTCTGGGAGATGAATTTACTAAGCCCTATTTCCTCGAACTAACAGAATTTGTAAAAACCGAATATAAGAATTTTCGAATATTTCCGAAAGCCAGCCAAATCTTTCGAGCCCTTGATTCCTTACCAGTCCAGAAAGTTCGTGTCGTCATTCTTGGACAAGATCCGTATCATGGAACAGATCAAGCAAATGGTCTATGCTTTAGTGTTAACCCCAATGTCCAGGTTCCACCTTCGCTTCTGAATATTTACAAAGAAATCAAAAATGAATTACTAACAGCAGGTGAACAGAATGTAACTATTCCTAAGTCAGGTGATCTCTCACACTGGGTTGAACAAGGAATCCTTCTGCTCAATGCAACACTCACAGTTCGAGAAAATCAAGCCGGCTCACACCAGAACAAAGGTTGGGAAAAATTTACAGATCGTGTAATAGAATTACTATCACAAGAAAGATCTGGATTGGTCTTTCTACTATGGGGAGCCTATGCTCAGAAAAAAGGAATGGTCATCGACACAAGCAAACATCTTGTTCTAAAATCCCCACACCCATCTCCTCTGTCTGCGTCCAGAGGTTTTATGGGCAATGGTCATTTTCTTGCGACAAATGAATACTTGGTATCCAAGGGTGAGAAACCCATCAAGTGGTTTGAGTGA
- a CDS encoding cyclic nucleotide-binding domain-containing protein, with protein MELPVWKSIFRSETNPVKEIFHFLKTTALFQGLPNKHIREVARLVHRRNYQAEEIVFRQGQMGAGLFLIFKGKVEIQSTHEGVTLKLATLEPGSFFGELSLFSEEPRSATATCQEDSILLGFFQPELDSLIQTKPRTGNAILLAFSKVITKRLINTNQVLEIAYFKGKKKKVDK; from the coding sequence ATGGAACTACCCGTATGGAAATCCATCTTCCGCTCCGAAACAAACCCCGTCAAAGAAATATTTCATTTTCTGAAAACAACTGCGTTATTTCAAGGTTTACCCAATAAACATATTCGTGAAGTTGCAAGACTGGTTCATAGAAGAAATTATCAGGCTGAAGAAATTGTTTTTCGACAAGGTCAGATGGGTGCTGGACTTTTTCTCATATTTAAAGGAAAAGTTGAGATCCAATCAACCCATGAAGGCGTGACTCTCAAGCTCGCGACTTTGGAACCCGGATCTTTTTTCGGTGAGTTGAGTCTATTCTCGGAAGAGCCGAGATCGGCTACTGCAACTTGCCAAGAAGATTCCATATTATTAGGATTCTTCCAACCTGAATTGGATTCACTCATCCAGACAAAACCAAGGACAGGCAATGCGATCCTCCTAGCCTTTTCGAAAGTAATAACTAAGAGATTGATAAACACCAATCAAGTGTTAGAGATTGCATACTTCAAAGGAAAAAAGAAAAAGGTTGATAAATGA
- the bioB gene encoding biotin synthase BioB, with protein sequence MIATTIDSLINQEEALEILDGSVPLLEVIQKASKPRTEFFGKQVRIHILDNIKNGFCPEDCGYCAQRKNGDSGIKEYPLKSEEEIFNDAKVAKENGAYRFCMVTSGTGPGDRSIQKLSSTIRRITDELDMKVCLSAGILDNEKAKILKDAGLDRYNHNLNTAESHYGEICTTHTYQDRVSTLESANQAGIGLCSGVIVGMGESFKDIVNVAIELKRLDVKSIPVNFFIPVKGHAIKNPSNLTPELCLRILAVFRLINPNAEIRMAAGREGHLRSLESMGLFIANSLFASGYLNVKGSEISNTLQLIQDAGMEPEFADGVPESWQSSLVTEHPYEAKNFPDLYKFQKNPLPN encoded by the coding sequence ATGATCGCGACAACCATAGATAGTCTTATCAACCAAGAAGAAGCCCTCGAAATTCTTGATGGCAGTGTTCCACTATTGGAAGTAATTCAGAAGGCAAGCAAACCTAGAACAGAATTTTTTGGAAAACAAGTTCGAATTCATATCCTTGATAATATAAAGAACGGATTCTGCCCAGAAGACTGTGGATATTGTGCTCAGCGAAAGAATGGTGATTCTGGAATTAAGGAATATCCACTCAAATCGGAAGAAGAAATTTTCAATGATGCGAAGGTTGCCAAAGAAAATGGTGCCTATAGATTTTGTATGGTTACATCAGGAACGGGTCCTGGAGATCGTTCCATTCAGAAACTATCTTCCACTATACGAAGAATTACAGATGAGCTGGATATGAAAGTTTGTCTATCCGCTGGAATTTTGGACAACGAGAAAGCAAAAATCCTAAAGGATGCAGGACTTGATCGATACAATCATAATTTGAACACAGCAGAATCTCACTACGGTGAAATTTGTACTACTCATACTTATCAAGATCGAGTTTCTACGCTCGAATCTGCGAATCAAGCAGGCATTGGTTTATGCAGTGGTGTAATTGTTGGAATGGGCGAGAGCTTCAAAGATATTGTGAATGTTGCAATTGAACTTAAGCGTTTGGATGTGAAGAGCATTCCCGTCAATTTTTTTATTCCTGTAAAAGGACATGCAATCAAAAATCCCAGTAATTTAACACCTGAGTTGTGCCTACGCATACTAGCTGTTTTTCGTCTCATCAATCCAAATGCTGAGATCCGTATGGCAGCTGGAAGAGAAGGCCATCTACGAAGTTTAGAGTCCATGGGTCTATTTATTGCAAATTCTCTATTTGCTTCTGGTTACTTGAATGTAAAAGGATCTGAGATTTCAAATACCTTACAGCTGATTCAAGATGCCGGTATGGAGCCTGAGTTTGCTGATGGAGTTCCTGAGAGTTGGCAATCTTCTCTTGTAACAGAACATCCGTATGAGGCGAAGAATTTTCCAGATTTATACAAATTTCAAAAAAATCCATTGCCAAATTAA
- the bioA gene encoding adenosylmethionine--8-amino-7-oxononanoate transaminase has translation MIWHPMTIQRSENSLIRIERGEGEFIYTDKGAKIIDAISSWWTVIHGHNHPHIMDAIRKQTSELDHVIFAGFTHPKAELLARKILNSTKLNNEFSFSKVFFSDNGSNAIEIALKIALQFFRNRNKKTDHKRKSFVRFSLSYHGDSIGAMSVGGDSVFTRIFRDLAFPTKEFQSPNCVRCPYQLKPESCSTECLDDFRKSMEQVSEDIVAVILEPLVSGANGMVFHSDRYLREVRRITQDYGILLILDEVFTGMYRTGSWYAFQKATIKPDIVCLAKGLTGGTLPLALTLTTDEIYSEFDSPDPNKAFFHGHTMSGNPLACAAAIASMEILEESGANQVKSLETKLNLFGNNLLKRLGDRIRDFRVLGAIAAFEVEVELGRDEYLNPVGAKIRKACLDNGVLIRPLGNTVYITPPYNIAEQSLETVFTVLTNVLEKEFTH, from the coding sequence TTGATTTGGCATCCGATGACGATCCAAAGATCAGAGAATTCTCTGATTCGCATTGAACGAGGAGAAGGTGAATTTATTTATACCGACAAGGGAGCTAAAATCATAGATGCGATTTCATCTTGGTGGACAGTTATTCATGGTCACAATCATCCTCATATAATGGACGCTATACGAAAACAGACGTCTGAATTAGATCATGTAATTTTTGCTGGCTTTACTCATCCAAAAGCTGAATTATTAGCAAGAAAGATTTTAAACTCCACCAAGTTGAATAATGAATTTTCATTCTCAAAAGTTTTCTTTTCGGACAACGGATCCAATGCAATAGAAATCGCTTTAAAAATCGCATTGCAATTTTTTCGAAATCGAAACAAGAAAACAGATCATAAAAGAAAAAGCTTTGTTCGGTTTTCACTCTCCTATCATGGCGATTCGATCGGAGCTATGTCCGTCGGAGGGGATTCTGTATTTACAAGAATTTTTCGGGATCTAGCATTTCCGACAAAAGAATTCCAATCGCCGAATTGTGTGAGATGTCCTTATCAACTCAAACCAGAATCTTGTTCAACAGAATGTTTGGATGATTTTAGAAAGTCTATGGAGCAGGTATCCGAAGATATAGTTGCAGTCATTCTTGAACCTTTGGTTAGTGGAGCCAATGGAATGGTATTTCATTCCGATCGATATCTACGTGAAGTTAGGCGAATTACCCAAGATTATGGAATCTTATTGATTCTGGATGAAGTCTTCACTGGAATGTATAGGACAGGAAGTTGGTATGCTTTTCAGAAGGCTACAATCAAGCCAGATATTGTTTGTCTTGCAAAAGGACTCACTGGGGGAACGCTACCTTTGGCACTTACCCTTACGACCGACGAAATTTATAGTGAATTCGATTCACCTGATCCCAATAAGGCATTTTTTCATGGCCATACAATGTCGGGCAATCCACTCGCTTGCGCAGCAGCTATCGCTTCTATGGAAATTTTGGAAGAATCAGGAGCCAATCAAGTGAAAAGCCTCGAGACAAAATTGAATCTATTTGGAAATAATTTGTTGAAAAGGCTCGGTGATCGAATCCGGGATTTTCGCGTGTTAGGGGCAATCGCTGCTTTTGAAGTCGAAGTAGAATTGGGGCGAGACGAATACTTGAATCCAGTAGGTGCCAAAATACGTAAGGCATGTTTAGACAATGGAGTTTTGATTCGACCTCTAGGCAACACAGTGTACATCACTCCTCCCTACAATATAGCGGAACAAAGTTTGGAAACAGTATTTACTGTGCTTACAAATGTGCTGGAAAAAGAATTTACGCACTGA
- the bioD gene encoding dethiobiotin synthase, with amino-acid sequence MSIFITATGTDIGKTMIALSIMVKYGIGNKLLYWKPVQTGIDDNSQPSDSDTIANCLNDSSCILPEGYKFIYPASPHLSASKENSEVSLEFLNLFWDRYKSQAKLIGQEIIVEGAGGIMVPLNRKTLTIDWIHELNIPVLLVVSTSLGTINHSLMSLEMLRNRNIPVIGFFGYGEMSDIWIDSKDIISEISGFPCLGEFFVPKINGEILKKDKLFQYIHKYFDTEEKLSGLIH; translated from the coding sequence GTGTCAATTTTTATCACAGCAACCGGAACTGATATTGGTAAGACTATGATTGCACTTTCAATCATGGTTAAATATGGAATAGGCAATAAATTGCTTTATTGGAAGCCAGTGCAGACTGGCATTGATGATAATTCTCAACCAAGTGATAGCGATACGATTGCAAATTGCCTCAACGATTCATCTTGCATACTACCAGAAGGTTATAAATTTATTTATCCAGCTTCTCCTCATTTATCTGCAAGTAAAGAAAATTCAGAAGTTTCTTTAGAATTTTTGAATCTTTTCTGGGATAGATATAAATCACAAGCAAAATTAATTGGTCAAGAAATTATCGTCGAAGGTGCAGGTGGAATCATGGTTCCTCTAAATCGCAAAACATTGACTATAGATTGGATTCATGAGCTGAATATTCCTGTTCTACTGGTCGTATCAACAAGTCTTGGAACGATCAATCATAGTTTGATGAGTTTGGAGATGTTGAGAAATCGAAATATTCCTGTAATTGGATTTTTTGGCTACGGTGAGATGAGTGATATTTGGATCGACTCCAAAGATATCATTTCGGAAATTTCGGGATTTCCATGTTTGGGGGAGTTTTTTGTCCCCAAAATAAATGGTGAAATTCTAAAAAAAGATAAATTGTTTCAATATATTCATAAGTATTTTGACACAGAAGAAAAACTCTCAGGACTGATCCATTGA
- a CDS encoding 4a-hydroxytetrahydrobiopterin dehydratase — protein sequence MNRELLSQKAIESKLENLGNNWKIHNNHLFREFKFTNFVKAFSFMTEVAFHSETMDHHPTLINTYNRVSIELWTHDTGGLTELDFELAMKISNISNLNV from the coding sequence ATGAATCGAGAGCTGCTAAGCCAAAAGGCAATCGAATCCAAACTTGAGAATCTCGGGAATAACTGGAAAATTCACAATAATCATTTATTTCGAGAATTCAAATTTACAAACTTTGTAAAAGCATTTAGTTTTATGACAGAAGTTGCTTTTCATTCAGAGACTATGGATCACCACCCAACATTGATCAATACTTACAATCGAGTATCGATCGAACTATGGACTCATGATACAGGAGGACTCACTGAGCTAGACTTTGAGTTAGCTATGAAAATTTCGAATATTTCGAATTTGAATGTATAG
- a CDS encoding DUF368 domain-containing protein, whose protein sequence is MFPITTREFIFAIFNGILIGIANLIPGVSGGTFALVLGLYDRLILATTSIDTSTIKISIAFLLSPHKRESRVNFAEELRRIDAFFLGSVFLGVMIAVVLGAKFMQFALANHPSITLALFIGLIIPSLSVPWKMVENRKFSTLIWMIPGIVLAILPVFFIADKAGSDNPIIGFVTGAIAISAMVLPGVSGSYIMLVLGEYQVVLAKLSNILDPSSILFLGAFAIGCLAGLLAFTRLIRYLLEHHKSTTMSFLIGLILGSFFILWPFKDFSAGQTVTGRSGEVKRDIQIATAKNIIPEQASDIAWVLGSIAIGLMLGIGLNYVEALKGENYKDKHPHHPNHPSDSRKS, encoded by the coding sequence ATGTTTCCAATTACAACTCGTGAATTTATTTTTGCAATCTTCAATGGCATTCTAATCGGTATAGCTAACCTAATTCCTGGTGTGAGTGGTGGAACTTTTGCACTTGTTCTCGGACTCTATGATCGCTTGATTCTTGCGACCACATCCATTGACACTTCCACAATCAAAATATCCATCGCTTTCTTACTATCACCTCATAAGAGAGAATCGAGAGTAAACTTCGCTGAAGAGCTACGTCGAATTGACGCGTTCTTTTTGGGGAGTGTTTTCTTAGGTGTCATGATTGCGGTTGTTCTAGGAGCTAAATTCATGCAATTTGCCCTTGCTAATCATCCATCGATCACCTTAGCTTTGTTTATTGGTCTTATAATTCCCTCACTGTCTGTTCCTTGGAAAATGGTCGAAAATCGAAAATTTTCAACGCTGATCTGGATGATTCCAGGTATTGTACTGGCAATACTCCCAGTATTTTTTATTGCTGATAAAGCGGGATCCGACAATCCGATCATTGGTTTTGTTACCGGTGCCATTGCAATTTCTGCCATGGTGCTTCCTGGTGTTTCTGGATCTTACATTATGCTTGTCCTTGGTGAATACCAAGTTGTTCTCGCAAAACTTTCCAATATTTTGGACCCATCATCCATTCTATTTCTGGGCGCCTTTGCGATTGGTTGTCTTGCTGGGCTACTTGCTTTCACGAGACTCATTCGATATCTTTTAGAACATCATAAATCAACAACCATGTCTTTTTTGATTGGTTTGATTCTTGGATCTTTCTTTATTCTTTGGCCATTCAAAGACTTTTCTGCCGGACAAACTGTAACAGGAAGATCAGGAGAAGTTAAGAGAGATATTCAAATTGCAACTGCCAAGAATATAATCCCTGAGCAAGCATCTGATATCGCTTGGGTTCTAGGATCAATTGCAATTGGTTTGATGCTTGGCATAGGCTTGAACTATGTAGAAGCTCTAAAAGGGGAAAATTACAAAGACAAACATCCTCATCATCCCAATCATCCTAGTGATTCAAGGAAATCGTAG
- a CDS encoding DUF2804 domain-containing protein, producing the protein MKTPNNKYEALEIKETISLCSPNGNLNREAIGWARKPLFIPNLKNHFLRKKLWNYWCVTGPEGMFSITISDVDYAGLAFVYYLDYSTGIFQEATEMIAFPLGKSLPQSISDNASFETPNVKVDFQNFEGGTEVRLNVLWKNFHGKKLNAEFIISYPPNHDTLNVVVPWSDSKFQYTSKQNCLPARGFVQIEPIDDSSKQNNNTQTIGEIKPFRLEFKTEDSFACADYGRGVWPYSISWNWGSFSTRAGSDTIGLNMGGQWTDGTGISENGYVINGNLTKITEPLQWIYDKKNYKNKWIMKTLESDSIELEFEPFYVRRALSNFIVIFSEVFQCFGRYNGVIRTKTQNYKIENVIGWAEDHKARW; encoded by the coding sequence ATGAAGACTCCCAATAATAAATATGAAGCCTTAGAAATAAAGGAAACTATTTCACTCTGTTCTCCAAATGGAAACCTCAACAGAGAAGCGATTGGATGGGCAAGAAAACCTCTATTTATTCCCAATCTTAAGAACCATTTCCTTAGAAAAAAGCTTTGGAATTATTGGTGCGTAACAGGACCCGAAGGGATGTTTTCGATAACAATATCCGACGTTGACTATGCCGGACTTGCTTTTGTCTATTATCTTGATTATTCAACTGGGATATTTCAAGAAGCAACCGAAATGATCGCTTTTCCTCTTGGTAAATCCTTACCCCAATCCATTTCTGATAATGCAAGCTTTGAAACTCCAAATGTAAAAGTAGACTTCCAGAATTTTGAAGGAGGCACCGAAGTTCGCCTCAATGTGTTGTGGAAAAATTTTCATGGCAAAAAATTAAATGCAGAATTTATCATTTCTTATCCACCTAACCATGACACTTTGAATGTAGTCGTTCCATGGTCAGATTCCAAGTTTCAATATACTTCTAAGCAAAATTGCCTGCCCGCTCGAGGTTTTGTTCAAATAGAACCAATTGACGATTCATCCAAACAAAATAATAATACCCAAACAATTGGTGAAATAAAACCTTTTCGATTGGAATTCAAAACGGAAGACAGTTTTGCCTGTGCTGATTACGGTCGCGGAGTCTGGCCTTATTCCATTTCTTGGAATTGGGGCAGCTTCTCGACAAGAGCCGGGTCTGATACTATCGGCCTGAACATGGGCGGGCAATGGACCGATGGAACGGGAATCTCCGAAAATGGTTATGTCATCAATGGAAACCTAACAAAGATTACTGAACCACTCCAATGGATCTATGATAAGAAAAATTACAAAAACAAATGGATTATGAAAACATTGGAATCCGATTCCATCGAATTGGAATTCGAACCCTTCTATGTAAGACGAGCTCTATCCAATTTTATTGTAATTTTCTCAGAAGTATTCCAGTGCTTTGGTAGATACAACGGAGTCATCCGAACCAAAACTCAAAACTACAAAATCGAAAATGTAATAGGCTGGGCTGAAGACCACAAAGCCCGTTGGTGA
- a CDS encoding DEAD/DEAH box helicase, which yields MKSTITFQDLGLSQETIDAIVAMGYTEPSPIQAVAIPKLLKGSDLIGQAQTGTGKTAAFGIPLLEMLKAGDNSLQGLVLCPTRELALQVSRELQKLAGLRKNVRILAVFGGDSIQKQIKSVRDGVQIIVGTPGRMLDLMNRKILKLDTVKMAVLDEADEMLNMGFRDDMEEILGTIPTTRQTILFSATMSPPIMDIAQKYLNKPAHAKVTGEVMTNASIEQIYYEVGSQDKPRLLSSVVRQTAMKSVIVFCNTKKVVDDTVVSLRRTGLQADAIHGDLSQAQRNQVLNAFRRGSLNVLVATDVAARGIDVSNVDAVFNYDIPADRENYVHRIGRTGRAGKSGQAISFVTNSSELRKIRGIEKFSKVTMIKKSPPSSKEIRASYIDNLAGLAESLSVDVSLDHHRKLVEELKAKGIAIEHILAQYLQKICPLEVVDNIPTLREPSGADRDGGGRSGGYRRSSGGGGGSSQGSGNRFFRDKGKSSSNGRSDYKRSDRSSGSSGSSGSSRDSSGGNRSEKKTFKKASR from the coding sequence ATGAAATCAACAATCACTTTCCAAGACCTTGGGTTGTCCCAAGAAACCATAGATGCAATTGTAGCTATGGGTTATACAGAACCTTCTCCTATTCAAGCAGTAGCCATCCCTAAATTATTAAAAGGCAGCGACCTAATTGGTCAGGCTCAGACTGGAACCGGAAAAACAGCAGCATTTGGCATACCTCTTCTCGAAATGTTAAAAGCAGGCGACAATTCTCTACAAGGTTTGGTGTTATGCCCAACTAGAGAGCTTGCATTGCAAGTAAGTCGTGAACTTCAAAAACTTGCAGGGCTTCGTAAAAATGTTCGTATCCTTGCAGTATTTGGCGGAGACTCAATCCAAAAACAAATCAAATCTGTTCGTGATGGCGTGCAAATCATAGTAGGAACTCCAGGACGTATGCTGGATCTCATGAATCGCAAAATCTTAAAACTCGATACTGTAAAAATGGCAGTCTTGGATGAAGCAGATGAAATGCTCAATATGGGATTTCGTGATGATATGGAAGAAATTCTCGGAACGATCCCTACTACAAGGCAGACTATTCTATTCTCAGCAACCATGTCTCCTCCGATTATGGATATCGCTCAGAAATATTTGAATAAACCAGCTCATGCAAAAGTGACTGGCGAAGTTATGACGAATGCTTCTATTGAGCAAATCTATTATGAAGTTGGATCGCAAGATAAACCTAGATTGTTGTCTTCGGTTGTTCGCCAAACAGCGATGAAGTCGGTAATCGTTTTCTGCAATACCAAAAAAGTTGTAGATGATACAGTTGTATCTCTTCGCAGAACTGGATTGCAAGCGGATGCAATTCATGGTGACTTGAGTCAAGCTCAGAGAAACCAAGTATTGAATGCTTTTCGTCGTGGTTCTTTGAATGTTCTAGTTGCAACCGATGTTGCTGCACGTGGAATTGATGTAAGCAATGTGGATGCAGTGTTTAACTACGATATTCCAGCGGATCGTGAGAATTATGTTCATAGAATTGGAAGAACTGGTCGCGCAGGTAAATCTGGACAAGCGATTAGCTTTGTTACAAATTCTTCTGAGCTTCGCAAAATTCGCGGAATTGAGAAATTTTCCAAAGTAACAATGATTAAGAAAAGCCCACCTTCCAGCAAAGAAATACGGGCTTCTTATATCGATAATCTTGCAGGACTCGCAGAATCTCTGTCAGTTGACGTAAGTTTGGATCATCATAGAAAATTGGTTGAAGAACTCAAAGCAAAAGGGATTGCAATAGAGCATATCTTAGCTCAATACTTACAAAAAATCTGTCCTCTTGAAGTAGTTGATAATATTCCAACTCTTCGCGAGCCATCAGGCGCTGATCGTGATGGTGGTGGCCGCAGTGGTGGTTATCGAAGATCAAGTGGGGGCGGAGGTGGCTCTAGCCAAGGTAGCGGGAATAGATTTTTCCGTGATAAAGGTAAGTCTTCGTCTAATGGCCGTTCTGACTACAAAAGATCGGATCGTTCTTCTGGCTCATCTGGATCCTCTGGTTCTTCTCGTGATTCAAGCGGTGGCAACAGGTCAGAGAAAAAAACTTTTAAGAAAGCAAGCAGATAA